A stretch of the Lolium perenne isolate Kyuss_39 chromosome 3, Kyuss_2.0, whole genome shotgun sequence genome encodes the following:
- the LOC127345532 gene encoding F-box protein At5g07610: MAPGSKKKKKKGVKGSPMDKLTDDILTDIISRVPYKSTCCCKCVSTRWRGLFWHPDHRKKLPQPLAGFFHEGFNMNRSPMRARYFTNVSGKGFALVDPSLPFLPKYEKVDLLDCCNGLLLCRCWKETDPNTLDYVVCNPATEKWVLVPATNWSSKAAIACLGFEPTVSSHFHVFEFIDEEAWGFDESEQCECDGRIETLAIYSSKAGVWKHHSLDNYMFAVPDNAKSVFFNGILHLATTYNFILAVDVEGNDWWQIDTSIPTPPHIEDARDDAIFVSQRQLYITDKIAGSDCSDLSVWALEDYNSETWTLKRKVSKLELFGARYSSFANNFNVISFHPEHNMIFIVGGHENTLMSYDMDLRKLCILCQLGQDCQIAYGRTPYLPYVPLFSEALADG, encoded by the coding sequence atGGCGCCGggttccaagaagaagaagaagaagggcgtGAAGGGGAGCCCAATGGACAAGCTAACCGACGACATCCTCACCGACATAATCTCGCGCGTGCCCTACAAGTCCACCTGCTGCTGCAAGTGCGTCTCCACGCGCTGGCGCGGCCTCTTCTGGCACCCCGACCACCGCAAGAAGCTGCCCCAGCCCCTCGCCGGCTTCTTCCACGAAGGCTTCAACATGAACCGGTCACCTATGAGAGCTCGATATTTCACCAACGTTTCAGGGAAAGGCTTTGCTCTCGTCGACCCTTCACTACCCTTCCTGCCCAAATACGAGAAAGTTGACCTTTTGGACTGctgcaatggcctcctcctctgccgtTGTTGGAAGGAAACTGATCCCAATACATTGGATTATGTGGTGTGCAATCCTGCCACCGAAAAATGGGTTCTTGTGCCTGCCACCAATTGGTCCAGCAAGGCAGCGATCGCTTGCCTCGGGTTCGAGCCGACGGTCTCCTCTCACTTCCATGTGTTCGAGTTCATTGATGAAGAGGCCTGGGGTTTTGATGAGTCTGAGCAATGCGAATGTGATGGACGCATTGAAACACTGGCGATATACTCGTCTAAAGCTGGAGTTTGGAAGCATCATAGCCTGGACAACTATATGTTTGCAGTACCCGATAATGCAAAAAGTGTTTTCTTTAACGGGATCCTGCATTTGGCTACCACTTATAATTTTATACTAGCTGTTGACGTGGAAGGAAATGATTGGTGGCAGATTGATACTAGTATTCCTACGCCACCACACATTGAGGATGCTCGTGACGATGCAATTTTTGTATCGCAGAGGCAGTTGTATATCACAGACAAAATTGCTGGTTCTGATTGTTCTGACCTATCAGTATGGGCCCTTGAGGACTACAATAGTGAAACCTGGACCTTGAAGCGCAAAGTCAGCAAATTGGAGCTGTTTGGAGCACGGTATTCATCATTTGCAAATAATTTCAATGTCATCTCATTCCACCCGGAACACAATATGATTTTCATAGTTGGTGGGCACGAGAACACACTAATGTCATATGACATGGATCTCAGAAAGCTGTGTATTCTATGCCAACTTGGACAGGATTGTCAAATTGCGTATGGCAGGACTCCTTATCTTCCATATGTTCCATTATTCTCGGAGGCGTTGGCAGATGGGTAA
- the LOC127345534 gene encoding acidic endochitinase SE2-like has protein sequence MASRAFTTFSLAASLLLALLATCHAGSIAIYWGQNDGEVSLAETCASGNYEFVILAFLPKFGKGQTPQLDLASHCDPSSGGCRSQSKDINSCQNRGVKVLLSIGGADGSYGLSSPGDASQVAMYLWNNFLGGTSSSRPLGDAILDGIDFDIEIGGAKFWNNLATDLKKLGKNGGKTVLLSAAPQCPFPDEWDGGAISTGLFDYVWVQFYNNQECQFDAGRAAFMDAWNKWVSVPAGKIFLGLPASSSKDAAGTGFIPADELTSRVLPLIKGSPKYGGVMLWSKYYDDRSGYSSAIKSYV, from the coding sequence ATGGCAAGCCGAGCTTTCACTACCTTCAGCCTCGCTGCCTCCCTCCTCTTGGCACTTCTCGCCACATGCCACGCCGGCAGCATTGCCATCTACTGGGGCCAAAACGATGGCGAGGTGTCGCTTGCCGAAACATGCGCATCCGGCAATTACGAGTTCGTCATTCTCGCTTTCCTCCCAAAGTTTGGCAAGGGCCAGACACCACAGCTGGACCTTGCAAGCCACTGTGACCCATCATCTGGTGGCTGCAGAAGCCAGAGCAAGGACATCAACTCGTGCCAGAACCGTGGCGTGAAAGTTCTCCTTTCCATCGGCGGTGCGGATGGAAGCTACGGCCTCTCCTCCCCCGGTGATGCCAGCCAGGTTGCCATGTACCTATGGAACAATTTCTTGGGCGGCACGTCCTCGTCCCGCCCCCTCGGCGATGCTATACTCGACGGCATCGACTTTGACATCGAGATCGGCGGCGCTAAATTCTGGAACAACCTTGCTacggacctcaagaaattgggcaAGAACGGTGGGAAGACAGTCCTGTTGAGCGCGGCACCGCAATGCCCCTTCCCTGACGAATGGGATGGCGGCGCAATTAGCACTGGATTGTTCGATTATGTGTGGGTGCAGTTCTACAACAACCAGGAGTGCCAGTTTGACGCGGGGCGTGCTGCTTTCATGGATGCGTGGAATAAGTGGGTGTCGGTGCCAGCAGGTAAGATCTTTTTGGGATTGCCGGCTTCTAGCTCCAAAGACGCGGCGGGCACGGGATTCATCCCTGCCGATGAGCTCACGTCACGTGTGTTGCCGCTCATCAAGGGTTCGCCCAAGTACGGTGGCGTTATGTTGTGGTCTAAGTACTACGATGATCGCAGTGGATACAGCTCTGCCATCAAGAGCTATGTGTGA